In Thiomonas arsenitoxydans, the genomic stretch AGGCCAAAGTCGGATAGAACGACTGCAGGCCCAGGTTGCCGTCTTTCACCGGCGGCAGCAGCAGATGCCCCTTCGGAATGGCTGCGAAGATGTTGCCGAAACCGCCGAGCTTGTACGGCACCACGATGATGAGCGCGATCACCGTGATGTAGACCAGCAAATCCTTGACCACCGCAATGGACGCCGGGGCGCGCAGCCCGCTGGTATAGGTGAACGCAGCCAGAATGACGAAGGCGATGACCAGCGGCACATCCCCCATCAGCCCCTGCGTGGAAAAACCCAGCCCGCCGATCACCACCTGAATGCCCACGAGCTGCAGCGCGATATAAGGCATGGTGGCGACGATGCCGGTCACGGCGATCGCCAGCGCCAGCGCCGGGCTGCCGTAGCGTCCGGCGACGAAATCGGACGCGGTGATGTAGTTGTGCTTTTTCGCCACGATCCACAGACGCGGCAGGATGGCGAACACCATGGGATACACCAGCACGGTGTAAGGCAGCGCAAAGAAACCCAGCGCCCCGGCACCGAACACCAGCGCGGGCACGGCCACGAAGGTGTAAGCGGTGTAGAGGTCGCCCCCGATGAGGAACCAGGTGATCCAGGTGCCGAAGCGTCGCCCGCCCAACCCCCACTCATGCAGATGATTCATATCCCCCTTGCGCCAATGCGCCGAGGCGAATCCCAGAACCGCGATACCGACAAACAACGCGACAAAAACAACGGTGGCAACGACATTCATGGCGTCAGTCTCCGCTTCCAGACGGCACGACCATCTTGTAGACGATGGCGATGAAAACCCCGGACAGCGGCACCCAGACGAGTTGCCACCAGTAGAAGAAGGGAATGCCGAACACGCTGGGTTCCAGCTTGTTGAAGTAGGGAATGGCGAGCACGGCAACACAGGGAATCGCCAGCAGAATGAACTGCAGCGGCCCCAGTTTTTTGGGTGTGGACATGGAACGGGTCTCCAGGCTCGGATGACGCGCCAGGGGCGGCCAACCTTCGGTTTTTTCACCGGCATCCATCGCCGGTGCGCTGACGTGTCGGAGATTAGCCCAGCCGTTTACAAATGCGGGTATCCGAATGTGTCATTCGCAAGCAGGAGAAAACGAACGAGCGTTCGTGAGGGTTTCTACTGAGAGCGAGCAAAAAAATCAGCGGATTTGTTCGGTCGATTCCCGCTTGATCAGGATGCGCGGAATGATCAGGGCATAACCCTGCTGCTGCCAATAGATCAACTCGGTCATGGCGTTCGGCACGATTTCGATGAAGTCCAGAAAATCCGCCGGGGTGTAGCCGAAATCGTGTGCCGCCTGTCCGCACACCTTGAACTTCACGCCCATCTGCGCGTAATAGCGCATGCGCTCGACGGCTTCACGATAACGGTCCTGATTGCGGATAACGGTGGCGGCAATCTCGGTGCCGTGCAGCACCACGACGGCCTGCACATCTTCGGGCGAAAAGTCATAGGGCGAGGCCTGCACCGTGTTGAACACCGAGCGCACCCAGAACAGCGCATTGGAAAGGGTTGCGGGGTCGTCGAGGTAAAACTCGAACACCACTTTCATCGGCGCCTTGTAGGGCGTTTGCACCACCTGTCCAGCCGCGTTTGCCGCGCCGCTGGCAATCGCGCAGAGCGCTGCGATCAATACCTGTCGTCTTGTGGCTTGCATGACATCCCCTCGCGAACCCAGATGTATCCGGGTGTAATAGATGGGACATCGAGCGCCTAGCGGGTCAACCCGAGGGCAACCCAGGGATGCTCAGCCGGCGTTGTCGGACTCGACGCCCCAACGGCGCAGCGCGGCGTCGTCGGATTCGCGGGCATCGACCCACTGACCGCCCTCGGGCGTGGTTTCCTTCTTCCAGAACGGCGCCTGAGTTTTGAGGTAATCCATCAAAAATTCGCAGGCGGCAAAGGCGGCGGCGCGGTGGGCGCTGGCCACCAGCACCAGCACGATGTCGTCGCCCGGCAGCAGGCGGCCCACGCGGTGAATCACCGTGACACCCAGCAAGGGCCAACGCGCCTGTGCCTCATGCACCATGTCGGCGATGGCGCGCTCGGTCATGCCGGGGTAATGCTCGAGTTCCATCGCCTGCACATGGCCGGGGTCGCAAACGCCCGGATGATGATCGCGGCAAAGCCCGACAAAACTGGCGATCGCGCCCACGTCCAGCCGCCCAGCCCGCAGCGCCTGCAGTTCTGCACCCAGGTCGAACGGCTCGGTCTGGATGCGAATGGTGATCGGCTCCATGCGTTCAGCCCCCGGTGACGGGCGGAAAAAACGCGACTTCGCAGCCGGGCTGCAGCGCTGTGTCGCCGTCGCACATGAGCTGATTGCACGCCATGCGCAGCGGTTTTTCAGCCGCCAGCGCCAGTGCGTAGCGCCCGCCCTGCGCCCGCAGCCAATCGCGCGCCTGCCCCACGGTGAGCACCGCTTCGGGCAGGTCGTGCGTTTCTTGTGACACACCGACGATTTCGCGCACGCTGGCGAAATACCGAATCTGAACGAGCATGGGTCAGCCCTGCAACAAGATGGAGAACGGAAGGTAGCGCAGCACATCGCCACGGGCGATGGGGTGCTGCGGCGGGTTGTCCACCAGGCCGTCGGCCCAGACGGTCGAGGTGAGCACCGCGGAATTCTGCGAGGCAAACAGCTCGGCCTCGCCTTGCGCATTGAGCCGAACGCGCAGATATTCGCGGCGCCTGTCGGGCTTGGGCCAATCGAACGCGGCGCGCACCGGCAGCGTCTGCACGGCGGTTTGCCCTGCGCCCTGCAAGGCGAGCAAAAAAGGCCGCACAAAAAGGAGAAAGGTCACGAAGCTCGACACCGGATTGCCGGGCAGACCGATGAAGGCGGCTTCGCCCTGTTCTTCGCTGCGGCGCAGATGGCCGAAGGCCAGCGGCTTGCCAGGCTTCATGGCGATCTGCCACAGATCGAGCGCGCCTTCGGCCTGCACCGCGGGCTTGACGTGGTCTTCCTCGCCCACCGACATGCCTCCGGTGGACACCACGAGGTCGTGGCCCAGCGCGGCTTGGCGCAGCACGGCGCGGGTGGCCTCGAGCTGATCGGGCACGATGCCGAAATCGGTCACCTCGCATCCCGCGGTTTCCAGCAGGGCGCGGATGACAAAGCGGTTGGAGTTGTAGATGGCGCCGGGGCGCAGCGGCTCGCCGGGCATGGCGAGTTCATCGCCGGTGAACAGCATCGCCACGCGCGGCTTGCGACGCACTCGCAGCGAGGCCACTCCCACGGAAGCGGCCAGCCCGAGATCCTGCGGCCGCAGCCGTTGCCCGGCTGCGAGCACCACACTGCCAGCCGCCACATCCAGGCCGCGTCGCCGCACCCAATCACCGGCCTTGGGCTGCGCGTTGATGCGCACCGCATCACCCTCGGCGGCGCATTGTTCCTGCATCACCACGGCGTCCGCGCCCGGTGGAATGAGCCCGCCGGTAAAAATACGCGCCGCCGTTCCCGGCTGCAGGGGCTGCGGTACGGCGCCGGCCGGAATGCGCTGGCTCACCGGCAGGCGGGCGCCCGCGGCAGACACCTCGGCGCTGCGCACGGCGTAGCCGTCCATCGCGGTGTTGTCAGCCGGGGGCACGTCGATGGTGGAGCGCACCTCTTGCGCCAACACCCGACCGAGAGCGGACGAGAGCGGCAGCGTCTCGGTCTCGCTGATCGCGCTCGCAGCAGCCAGCAGACGCTGCAAAGCGACATCGGGATCGATCAGAGGTGAAGCTGGCGCAGTCATGGCAGGTACTCGAATTTGGGGGCATTGTCCGTCAACCAGTCGGCCACGGCAGCCGGGGCGTTGATGTCGAGGACGGCGGCAGGGGCGGGCTGCGGGAGTTGCTGCGGCGAGTCGGTGGCGATGGCGAGAACCTGCGCATCCTCGGGGTAGCAGAGAGGCCGCCCGGTGCTGGCGCGCCACACTTCAACCTTGGGGAGCCGCGCCTGCTTGAAGCCTTCGACAAACACCCAGTCAGCGGCTGGATCGAGCATGAGCAGAAGCTCGGGCACCCCAAGCTCTTGCGGCTCAGGCAGACGGCGCTGCAGCGTGATCAGGCGGTCGGACGCGGCCAGCACCTCAAACGCGCCGGCCTCGCGGTGCCGCCAGGTGTCTTTGCCCGGATGATCGAACTCGAAGCGGTGATGCGCGTGTTTGAGTACCGACACCCGCAACCCCTTCTGCACGAACCGCTTGACCAGCGCCTCGACCAAGGTGGTCTTGCCGCTGCCGGAAAATCCGGCAAATCCGACGACCTTCATCAGGAGCCCGCCAGCCCCGCGCCGCAGTGCATCGCAATATAGGTCTTCACCGCCTCCACCTCGACCGGCATGACGGCAAAACGCTGCGGGCGGCGTTCGAGGTCTTCGAGTCCGGCCGGGCGCTGCGGGCAGGTACCCACGGCTTCCTGAATCGTTTCGGGGAACTTGGCGGCCAGCGCCGTTTCGAGCACCAGCATGGGCACGCCCGGCTCCAGGTGTTCGCGCGCCACTTTCACGCCGTCGGCGGTATGGGTGTCGATCAACCGTTCGCTGCCCTGCCACACGCTCCGGATGGTGGCGAGCCGGTCGGCATGGGTGCTGCTGCCCGAGGTGAAGCCGTAGTCGGTCGCACTCCTGGCAAACGCCGGGTCGGCCGAGAGGTCGAAAAAGCCCCTGCTCGGCAGTTCGTCCGCGAACAGCGCGTGCACGCGCGAAGCGTCGCGCCCGAGCAGATCGAAGATGAAGCGCTCGAAGTTCGAGGCTTTGGAGATATCCATCGACGGGCTAGAGGTGTGATGTGTTTCCGCCGATTTGCGCGGACGATAGACGCCGGTGCGGAAGAACTCGTCGAGCACGTTGTTTTCGTTGGTGGCCAGCACCAGCTTGCGGATCGGCAGACCCATCATGCGCGCCACATGCCCGGCGCAGATGTTGCCGAAGTTGCCCGACGGCACCGTGAAGCTCACCTGCTCGTCGTTGCTGCGCGTGGCCTGGAAGTAACCGGCGAAGTAATAGACGATCTGCGCCGCAAGCCGCGCCCAGTTGATGGAGTTGACCGTGCCGATGCGCCAGCGGCGCTTGAAGTCGAGGTCGTTGGACACGGCCTTGACCATGTCCTGCGCATCGTCGAACACGCCTTGCACCGCAATGTTGTGGATGTTGGCGTCGGCCAGCGAATACATCTGCGCGGTCTGAAACGCGCTCATCTTGCCGAAGGGCGAGAGCATGAACACGCGAATACCGCGCTTGCCGCGCATGGCATATTCGGCCGCGCTGCCGGTATCGCCCGAGGTCGCGCCGAAAATATTGAGTTCGCTGTGCTGGCGGGCCAGCGCGTACTCGAACAGATTGCCGAGCAACTGCATGGCCATGTCCTTGAACGCCAGCGTCGGCCCTTCGGACAAGCCCAGCAGCGCCATGCCCGGATCGCCTTTCAGCGGTTTGAGCGGCACGATCTCGGCATGGCCGCCGAACACCTCGGGCGTGTAGGTCTTGGCGATCAGCGCGCGCAGATCGTCCGCCGGAATGTCGGTGATGAAACGCGACAGAATCTCAAAAGCCAGATCGGCGTAAGACAGCCCGCGCCATTGCGCCAGCGTGGCGCTATCGATCAGCGGATAGCTTTCGGGCAGATAGAGCCCGCCATCGGGCGCCAGCCCTTCGAGCAGGATGTCGGAAAAACCTCGGGTCGCGGACTCGCCGCGGGTACTCAGATAACGCATCAGCGCAACTCCTCTTTACGAATGCGCACGATGGGCGCGTGCACGCTGGGTAGGGTCTGCATGCGGCCGATGGCCGCATTCATGTGCGCCTCGACGGTGTCATGCGTGAGGATGATGAGATCGGTCTGATGCTCGCCCTCCCCGGCTTCGCGCTGAATGAGACCGTCGATGGAAATACCCTCATCGGCCAGGATGCGCGTGAGGTCGGCCAGCACCCCGGTCTGATCGGCCACGCGCAGGCGCAGGTAATAGGCGGTGACCACCTGATCCATCGGCAGGATGGGCAAGTCGCTCATCGCATCGGGCTGGAAGGCCAGATGCGGTACGCGGTGCTCGGGATCGGCGGTGTGCAGCCGGGTCACGTCCACCAGGTCGGCGATGACGGCGGAGGCCGTCGGCTCGGAGCCCGCCCCCTTGCCGTAATACAAGGTCGGACCTACCGCGTCGCCCTGCACCACCACCGCATTCATCGCGCCTTCGACATTGGCGATCAGACGTGTGGCCGGTATCAGAGTGGGATGCACGCGCAACTCGATGCCCTCACCGGTGTTTTTGGTGATGCCCAGCAGCTTGATGCGGTAGCCGAGTTGCTCGGCGTAACGGATGTCGGCAGCCTGCAGCGCGGTAATGCCCTCGACATAGGCTTTGTCGAATTGCACCGGCACGCCGAACGCGATGGCGCAGAGAATGGTCGCTTTATGCGCCGCGTCCACGCCCTCGATGTCGAAGGTCGGATCGGCCTCGGCATAGCCCAGCGCCTGCGCCTGCTTGAGCACGGTGGCGAAATCCAGCCCCTTGTCGCGCATCTCGGACAGGATGAAATTGGTGGTGCCGTTGATGATGCCCGCGATCCATTCGATGCGGTTGCCCGCCAGCCCTTCGCGCACCGCCTTGATGATGGGAATTCCGCCGGCCACAGCCGCCTCGAAGGCCACGATCACGCCCTTGGCCTGTGCCGCGGCGAAGATTTCGTTGCCGTGAATGGCCAGCAAGGCCTTGTTCGCGGTGACCACATGCTTGCCCGCAGCGATGGCCGCCAGCACCAACTCGCGCGCCGGGCTGATGCCCCCCATGAGTTCGACCACGATGTCGATGTCGGGCCGGGTCGCCAACGCCATGAAGTCCGTTGTGATGGGCAGGGCGTCCCCTAAAGCGGCGCGCGCCTTGTCGGGGTTGCGCGCGGCAATCGCCGCGAGGGCAATGCCGCGCCCGGCGCGACGCTGCAGCTCTTCCTGGTTGCGCGCCAGCACCTTGACCACGCCGCTGGCAACGGTGCCCGCGCCGAGAAGGGCAATCTGTAAAGGTTTCATAGAGAACGGGACAGGAAATCAGGCCGAGGCCGAGGCAACAGCGCGGCTGCGCTTGCGGAGGGTTTCTAGAAAGCGCGCGATGCGGCCGATGGCTTCCGTCAGATCGTCGGCATTGGGCAGAAAAACGAGCCGAAAATGGTCGGGCTGCGGCCAGTTGAAGCCGGTACCCTGCACGATCAACACTTTTTCCTGCGCCAGCAGGTCGTAGGCGAACTGTTGATCGTCGGCGATGGGGTAAATCTCGGGATCGAGCCGCGGGAACATATACAGCGCCGCCTTCGGTTTCACCACGCTGACCCCCGGAATCTGCGTGAGCAGGTCGTAAGCCAGATCACGCTGCTTGGTCAGGCGCCCCTGCGGCGCGACCAGATCCTTGATGCTCTGATAACCGCCCAGCGCAGTTTGAATGGCCAGCTGGCCCGGCGTATTGGCGCACAGGCGCATCGAGGCCAGCATGGTCAGCCCCTCGATGTAGTCGCGCGCACACCGTTTGTTGCCCGACACCACCATCCAGCCCGAGCGGTAGCCGCAGGAGCGGTAGTTTTTCGACAGGCCGTTGAAGGTGATGAACAGCACATCGTCGGCCAGCGAGGCGATGCTGGTGTGGGTGTTGCCGTCGTACAGCGTCTTGTCGTAAATCTCATCAGCGAACACGATGAGTTCATGCTCACGCGCCACTTGCACGATCTCTTCGAGCAATTCGCGCGGGTACAGCGCACCGGTCGGGTTGTTGGGGTTGATCACCACGATGGCCCGGGTGTTGGGCGTGATCTTGCTGCGGATGTCGGCAATGTCCGGATACCAGTCCGACTGCTCGTCGCAGATGTAGTGCACCGGCTTGCCGCCCGAAAGGGCCACCGACGCGGTGTAGAGCGGGTAATCCGGCGCGGGAATCAGCACTTCGTCGCCATTGTTGAGCAGCGCGTTCATGCTCATATTGATGAGCTCGGAGGCGCCGTTGCCGATGAACACATCGTCGATGCTCACCCCCGCAATGCCCTTTTCCTGCGTGTAATGCACGATGGACTTGCGCGGCGCGAACAGGCCCTTGGAATCGGTGTAGCCGGCCGCACTGGGCAGGTTGTGGATCATGTCCTGCACGATCTCATCGGGCGGCTCGAAGCCGAACACGGCCAGATTGCCGATGTTGAGCTTGATGATCCGCTGCCCCTCCTCTTCCATCTGCCGCGCCTTGTCGAGCACGGGACCTCGGATGTCATAGCAGACATCGGCCAATTTGTCGGACTTCCGGAATTCGCGCACAACCACCTCACTCTCTACCTAGAAAAAAGCGTCCGCACAAACACCGTGCGTGCTGCCACCCTGGCCACTCATCCCGATCCTGAGCGCATCTCTTCAGGGTAGGGGATTCAGACCCGCGCCCGCCCGCCATGCGGAGGGCTAACCCTATAATTTACCTTGATCTGCACCTTCAACCCCTGCATTTCCCTCGGTTTGCGCCGTCTTTCCCCCACGCCCGCCCCTGCGCGAGCCTGATGTAGCGGCCCGCACCCGTCCAGTCATGAAACTCCAGCCCGACTTCTCCCCCGATACGCAGATGGTCTCCGCCTACGGGCCGGGCTATGTCGAAGTCAACGGCGTGCGCCACACCAGCGCCTGCGTGTTCGCCCCGCAGCAGGCGCCAAAGCCCTGGGGTGCCGAGCACGTCGGCGCGCTGTTGCCCGCGCACATCGACGCCCTGTTGCTCGATCCGCTGCCCGAGGTGGTGCTCATAGGCACGGGCCGCGAGCAGCATCTGCTGCCCGCCGCCTTGATGCGCCAGCTCATCTCGCGCCGCATCGGCTGGGAAGTCATGGACACCGCCGCCGCCTGTCGCACCTACAACATTCTGGCGGGCGAAGGTCGTCATGTGCTGGCCGCGCTGATGATCGAATGATCGGACCGGCGCGAACCGAGGCAAAACAGCGTGAACCGGCTCTGGTTCGCGCGGCAAGATAAAATAAGGTTTTACGTCCTTCCGTTTCCCTCAGCAGTGTCAACGACTGATCAGAACGAGGAGAAACGATGCAGCAGCCCAGCAGGAGACTTCATGGCTTTGGTCTTGAATAAAGTGGTTCCCGATTTCGAAGCCGCCGCCACCAGTGGCGTGCAGTTCAGCCCGAAAAACTATCTGGGCAAAAAAATTGTTCTCTACTTCTACCCCAAGGACATGACGCCCGGTTGCACCACCGAGTCCATGCACTTTCGCGACAACTTCGAAGCATTCGAGCAGGCCAATGCCGTGATTTTCGGCATCTCGCGCGACAACCTGCTGTCGCACGAAAAGTTCAAGGAGCACCTCGAACTGCCGTTCGACCTGATCGCTGATACGGAAGAAAAGCTCTGCCACATGTTCGGTGTGGTGAAGAACAAGATCATGTATGGCAAGAAGGTCAAGGGCATCGAGCGCAGTACCTTCGTCATCGATGCCGACGGCGTCCTGCGGCAGGAATGGCGCGGGATCAAAGTCGCGGGGCACGTTGACGAAGTGCTCGACGTCATCCAGAAACTCTGAACCCCAATCACCCCAACGCGGCGCTTTGTTTTGAACCTCAGACTCCGCAGCACCCTGGGCACTCAGCGCGGGTTGCGCATGCTCTGCATCGACAGCAGGCGCAGATCTCATCCTGAGGTGGCCAACCATGTGAAAGCCGCTGTACCGTCTCGCGATGGTCAGCGGTTTTTTTGTTGCGTTTTGCTGGTCTAGCCGCCCCTGAATCAGCATCTCCTACTCCATCCCCTTCCCACGTCTGCAAGCCTATCCATACGCCTCATGCCCCTGCCTCCCCCACCCAAGTCCATGGGCAGCCTGCTGACCCAAGCTGCTCCGTCGACCACACAGACGCCCTCCGCTTCGCGAAAAACCACGGCGCTCGACAAGGCCCGCCCAATACCTCAGGAGACCGCGCCGACGGTCGCAGTTGTGTCGGCGGCGACGCGGCCCGCGGCATCCACGCGCCAAACACGCCAGCCGATACCGCGTGAGGTCGCCCCCGCTGCTGCGGATCGCCCCGCCCAGAAGGCGGTGCAGCCCAAGCGGGCACCCATTGCCCAGCAACCCGCCAAGCTGTTCGTCCTCGACACCAATGTGCTGCTGCACGACCCGATGTCGCTCTACCGCTTTGAAGAGCACGACATCTATCTGCCAATGGTCACGCTGGAAGAACTGGACGCGCACAAAAAGGGCCTGTCGGAAGTGGCGCGCAATGGCCGCCAGGTCAGCCGTGAGCTCGATGCTTTGGTGGCCGATACCGGCAGCGGCATCGACCAAGGTATCGCGCTGAATCGCACCGGCCATGCGGAGGCCAAGGGACGCCTGTTCTTCCAGACCCGCGCGCACGATGTCGAACTGCCCATCGCACTGCCTCAGGGCAAGGCGGACAACCAGATCCTGGCGGTGCTGCAGGATCTCACGCACATTCATACCGAGCGGCCTGTGGTGCTGGTGTCCAAGGACATCAATATGCGCGTGAAAGCCCGCGCCCTGGGGCTGCATGCCGAGGATTACGCCAACGACAAGACGCTAGACGACGCCGATCTGCTCTACACCGGCATGATGGTGCTACCGCCCGATTTTTGGGATCGGCAGGCCAAGTCGGTGGAAAGCTGGCAGCAGGGCGGCAACACCTTCTACCGGGTGCAGGGCAAGTTCGTCGCACAGATGCTGGTCAATCAGGCGGTTTATTGGGAGAGCGGCAGCGCCCCGCCGCTCTACGCGCGAGTGAAGGAAATCCGCGCGAACACCGCCGTGCTGCAGGTCATGCGCGACCATACGCACCAGAAAAACGCCATCTGGGGCGTCACGGCGCGCAACCGCGAACAGAACTTCGCCCTCAACCTGCTGATGGACCCGGATGTGGATTTCGTCACATTGGCGGGACAGGCCGGTACCGGCAAGACCCTGCTCGCGCTGGCCGCGGGCCTGTCTCAGGTGCTGGACGCCCGGCGGTACAACGAAATCATCGTGACCCGCGTGACCGTTCCAGTGGGCGAAGACATCGGCTACCTACCGGGCACCGAAGAAGAAAAGATGGGCCCTTGGATGGGCGCGCTCGACGACAACCTCGAAGTGCTCAATCAGAGCGAAGGGGGCAACTCGGGCGGCGAGTGGGGCCGGGCCGCCACGCAAGATCTCATCCGCTCCAAGATCAAGATCAAGAGCATGAACTTCATGCGGGGCCGCACGTTTCTCAACAAATACGTCATCATCGACGAAGCTCAGAACCTCACGCCCAAGCAAATGAAAACCCTGATCACCCGCGCGGGCCCCGGCACCAAGCTGGTGTGCATGGGCAATATCGCGCAGATCGACACGCCCTACCTCACCGAAGGCAGCTCAGGCATGACTTTTGTGGTGGACCGTTTCAAGGGCTGGGGCCACAGTGGTCACGTCACCCTGGCCAGAGGCGAACGCAGCCGCCTGGCCGACTACGCCAGCGAAGTGCTGTAAGCGCGGGAGAAGCTGGCGCGCGATCAGAATTCGCGCGTCAGGTTTTCAAACCGCGTCAGCGGCTTGAGGAAGGCGAGATGCACCACGCCGATCGGCCCGTTACGCTGTTTGCCAATAATGACTTCAGCCACCCCGGCGTCTTTCGAGTCTTTGTTGTAGACCTCGTCGCGGTAGATGAACAGGATCACGTCGGCATCCTGCTCGATAGCGCCCGATTCTCGCAGATCGCTCATCACCGGTCGTTTGTCGGTGCGCTTTTCGAGGTCGCGATTGAGCTGCGACAGGGCAATCACCGGGCAATGCAGTTCCTTGGCCAGAGCCTTGAGCGAGCGTGAAATCTCGGAAATTTCAGTGGCGCGGTTCTCGCCGTCTCGCGACGACGACATAAGCTGCAGGTAATCGACCACGATCAAGCCCAGCCGCCCGCCGAACTGACGGGCCAGACGTCGCGAACGCGCCCGCAGTTCCAGCGGATTGAGCGCCGGGGTTTCATCGATGTGCATGTGCACGTCTTGCAAGCGTTCGATGGTTTCGGGCAGACGCGTCCACTCGTCCTCGGAGAGTTGGCCGGTACGCAGATGGCTCTGGTCGATCCGCCCCATCGAACCCACCACGCGCAACACCAGCTGCGACGCGCCCATTTCCATACTGAACACCGCCACCGGCAGTTGCTCATTGATCGCCACATGTTCGGCAATGTTCAGCGAAAACGCCGTCTTGCCCATGGAAGGACGGCCGGCAACGATGACCAGATCACCAGGCTGCAAACCCGCGGTCATCCGGTCCAGATCGGCAAAACCCGTGGGCACCCCGGTGGTATCAGCGCCGCCGCGCTCGGCCAACTCGCTCACCCGCTTGAGCAACTCACCCAGCAGGCCCTTCATCGACTGGAAGCCCGCGGCGGATTTGGCCCCCTCCTCCGAGATGGCGAAAATACGCGACTCGGCCTCGTCGAGAATTTGCTGCACGCCCCGCCCTTGCGGGTTGAGCGCGTTCTGTGCAATCTCGTCGCTGATGGTCACCAGTTGGCGCAGCACCGCGCGCTCGCGCACGATCTCGGCATATCGGCGAATGTTCGCAGCGCTGGGCACACACTGCGCCAGCGAATTCAGGTAGGGCAGTCCGCCGCATTCCTCGTGCTTGCCGATGGATTGCAGCGCCTCCAGCACGGTGATCACGTCGGCCGGTTTGCTCAGATTGATCAGGTCGGCGATGGCCTGGAAAATCGCCCGGTGCTCGAAGCGGTAAAACTGCGCCGCCACCAGCAGATCGGCCACCTTGTCGAAGGCCTGGTTGTCGAGCAACAGCCCGCCCAGCACCGACTGCTCTGCCTCGATGGAGTGCGGCGGCGTGCGAATGGCGTCTAGGGCTTGGTCTTGCATGGCGGTAGGCGGCAAATGCCATCCAAAAATAAAAAGCGATTTGGCATTGTGCCGCACGCAGCGGCACAAACCAGAAACAAAGCAGAGACAACAAGGGCCGCATTCGCGGCCCTTGTGTCCAGCGCGAAAACCCCGCGATTACATCGCTTCGGCTTTGACCTGCAGGGTGATGTCGGTAACGACATCGGTATGCAGGGCGATCGATACCGGATGCTCACCCGTGGTCTTGACGTGACCCGCCGGGAAGCGAACCTGCGACTTGCTCACTTCAATGCCTTGCTTGGCCAGGGCTTCGGCCACGTCGCCGTGGGTCACGGAGCCGAACAAGCGGCCATCCACACCGGCTTTCTGCACCAGGGTGATGACCAGGCCATTGAGCTTCTCACCGGCGGCTTGCGCCTGCATCAGCTTTTCAGCCGCCAGCTTTTCCATCTCGGCGCGACGCGCCTCGAACTCCGCCATGGCCGCGGCCGTGGCACGGCGCGCCATCTTCTTGGGGATCAGGAAGTTGCGGGCGTAGCCGTCCTTGACCTTGACCACGTCACCCAGATTGCCGACGTTCAGAACTTTTTCGAGAAGAATGATTTGCATGGTGTCGTCCCCGGATTAGCCCTTGTGCAGGTCGGTGTAGGGCAACAGCGCCAGAAAGCGCGCGCGCTTGATGGCGGTGTTGAGCTGGCGCTGGTAGTGCGCGCTGGTGCCGGTCAGGCGGGCGGGAATGATGCGAGCGTTTTCCGCAATCAGATCCTTGAGCACATCG encodes the following:
- a CDS encoding DUF3311 domain-containing protein; the encoded protein is MSTPKKLGPLQFILLAIPCVAVLAIPYFNKLEPSVFGIPFFYWWQLVWVPLSGVFIAIVYKMVVPSGSGD
- a CDS encoding DsrE family protein; translated protein: MQATRRQVLIAALCAIASGAANAAGQVVQTPYKAPMKVVFEFYLDDPATLSNALFWVRSVFNTVQASPYDFSPEDVQAVVVLHGTEIAATVIRNQDRYREAVERMRYYAQMGVKFKVCGQAAHDFGYTPADFLDFIEIVPNAMTELIYWQQQGYALIIPRILIKRESTEQIR
- the moaE gene encoding molybdopterin synthase catalytic subunit MoaE gives rise to the protein MEPITIRIQTEPFDLGAELQALRAGRLDVGAIASFVGLCRDHHPGVCDPGHVQAMELEHYPGMTERAIADMVHEAQARWPLLGVTVIHRVGRLLPGDDIVLVLVASAHRAAAFAACEFLMDYLKTQAPFWKKETTPEGGQWVDARESDDAALRRWGVESDNAG
- the moaD gene encoding molybdopterin converting factor subunit 1; this translates as MLVQIRYFASVREIVGVSQETHDLPEAVLTVGQARDWLRAQGGRYALALAAEKPLRMACNQLMCDGDTALQPGCEVAFFPPVTGG
- a CDS encoding molybdopterin molybdotransferase MoeA; the encoded protein is MTAPASPLIDPDVALQRLLAAASAISETETLPLSSALGRVLAQEVRSTIDVPPADNTAMDGYAVRSAEVSAAGARLPVSQRIPAGAVPQPLQPGTAARIFTGGLIPPGADAVVMQEQCAAEGDAVRINAQPKAGDWVRRRGLDVAAGSVVLAAGQRLRPQDLGLAASVGVASLRVRRKPRVAMLFTGDELAMPGEPLRPGAIYNSNRFVIRALLETAGCEVTDFGIVPDQLEATRAVLRQAALGHDLVVSTGGMSVGEEDHVKPAVQAEGALDLWQIAMKPGKPLAFGHLRRSEEQGEAAFIGLPGNPVSSFVTFLLFVRPFLLALQGAGQTAVQTLPVRAAFDWPKPDRRREYLRVRLNAQGEAELFASQNSAVLTSTVWADGLVDNPPQHPIARGDVLRYLPFSILLQG
- the mobB gene encoding molybdopterin-guanine dinucleotide biosynthesis protein B; the protein is MKVVGFAGFSGSGKTTLVEALVKRFVQKGLRVSVLKHAHHRFEFDHPGKDTWRHREAGAFEVLAASDRLITLQRRLPEPQELGVPELLLMLDPAADWVFVEGFKQARLPKVEVWRASTGRPLCYPEDAQVLAIATDSPQQLPQPAPAAVLDINAPAAVADWLTDNAPKFEYLP
- the thrC gene encoding threonine synthase, which translates into the protein MRYLSTRGESATRGFSDILLEGLAPDGGLYLPESYPLIDSATLAQWRGLSYADLAFEILSRFITDIPADDLRALIAKTYTPEVFGGHAEIVPLKPLKGDPGMALLGLSEGPTLAFKDMAMQLLGNLFEYALARQHSELNIFGATSGDTGSAAEYAMRGKRGIRVFMLSPFGKMSAFQTAQMYSLADANIHNIAVQGVFDDAQDMVKAVSNDLDFKRRWRIGTVNSINWARLAAQIVYYFAGYFQATRSNDEQVSFTVPSGNFGNICAGHVARMMGLPIRKLVLATNENNVLDEFFRTGVYRPRKSAETHHTSSPSMDISKASNFERFIFDLLGRDASRVHALFADELPSRGFFDLSADPAFARSATDYGFTSGSSTHADRLATIRSVWQGSERLIDTHTADGVKVAREHLEPGVPMLVLETALAAKFPETIQEAVGTCPQRPAGLEDLERRPQRFAVMPVEVEAVKTYIAMHCGAGLAGS